GGCCATCGCCGAGGAGGCGGGGCTGCCCAAGTCCAACGTGCTCTACTACATGGGCAACAAGCGCGGCCTCTACGTGCGGCTGCTCGAGCGCATGATGGCGCGCTGGAATGCCCTGCTCGACGACATCAGCGTGGAGGACGACCCCGCCGATGTACTCGAGGCGTTCATCCGCAGCAAGATGCAGCTCTCCCGCCGTCATCCCGAGGGGTCGAGGCTGTTCGCCGCCGAGATCCTGGGTGGCGCACCTTTCCTGCAGGACTATCTGCGCGGCGAGTTGCGGGAGTGGGTGCAGACCCGGGCCAGGGTCTTCGAGCAGTGGGAGGAGCGGGGCCTGATGGACCCTGTCGATCCGGTATGGCTGATCTTCCTGATCTGGTCGGCCACCCAGCACTACGCCGACTTCGAGGCCCAGGTGCTGGGCATTACCGGCAAGGACGAGATCAGCGATGCCGACGTCGAACGGATCACCCAGTTCCTGACCCAGGTGATCCTCAAGGGGTGTGGGGTGAGGCCTGCCTCGGCAACGCCAGGCTGATCGCCACCGTGGCCGTGAGCATGGCGCTCGACACCCACAGCGTGGCGCTCAGGCCGCCGGTCATGTAGAGCCAGCCGGAGAGCAGGGTGCCGATCAGCCGGCCCATGGCGTTGGCCATGTAGTAGAAGCCCACGTCCAGCGAGACCCCGTCCGAGCGCGCCATGCGCACGATCAGGAAGCTGTGCAGGCTGGAGTTCACCGCGAACACCGCGCCGAACAGCAACAGCCCGCCCAACAACACCGCTTGCGGCTGCCACTCCCGCTGAAGACCGAGCGCGATCAGCGCCGGCAGCGCCGCCAGCGCCGCGGCCCAGGCGATGGCGGCGCCGCGTCCTGCCGTGTGCCCGGTGATGCGTGGCGCCACCGCCTGCACCGCCCCGTAGCCGATCACCCACAGCGCCAGGAAGCCGCCCACTCGCCAATGGTCCCAGCCGAACTGGGTGGCGAGAAACACCGGCAGCGCCACCACGAACCAGACGTCGCGGGCGCCGAACAGGAACATCCGCGCCGCCGAGAGAATGTTGATTGCACGGCTCTTGGAGAGTATCTCGCGAAACTTCGGCTTGGCCTTGGCGCGACCCAGGTCGGCGTCGAGGCGGGCGAGCGAGAGGCCGAGCACGCCGGCGAGCATCAGCGCCATGGCAAGGATCGCGCCCTGGAAGCCGATCAGCGTGAGCAGCAGCCCGCCGAGAAAGAACCCCACCCCCTTGAGCGCATTCTTCGAGCCGGTGAGCAGCGCCACCCAGCGGTAGAGCGAGGTGTGCCCCTCGTCGCCCGCCGGTACCAGGCCCTTGATCGCGCTCTTGGCGCTCATCTTGTTGAGGTCCTTGGCGATGCCCGAGAGCGCCTGGGCCGCCATCACCCAGGGCACCGTGAGCCAGGCCGTGGGAAGGAGCAGCATGGCCAGGGCGACGAACTGCAGGCCCAGCCCCAGGTTCATGGTGCGGTTGAGCCCCAGTCGCGCGCCCAGCCAGCCGCCTACCAGGTTGGTCACCACGCCGAAGAACTCGTAGAACAGGAACAGCAGCGCCACTTCCAGCGCCGAATAGCCGAGCTGGTGGAAGTGGAGCACCACCAGCATGCGCAGGGCGCCGTCGGTGAGCGTGAAGCCCCAGTAGTTGCCGGTGACCAGCAGATACTGGCGCACCTCGCGGGGCAGGGCGGCAACGCGGGCGATCATCCTTCGCCGCTCTCGACCCCGGTGGCTTTCCCCACCTTGGCGGCCAGCTCCGCCGTGCGGCAGGCGTAGCCGTACTCGTTGTCGTACCAGGCGTAGAGCTTCACCTGGGTGCCGGCCACCACCATGGTGGAGAGCGCGTCGACGATGGAACTGCGCGGGTCGCTGCGATAGTCGATGGAGACCAGCGGGCGCTCCTCATAGCCCAGGATGCCGGCCAGCTCGCCCTCGGCGGCCTGCTTGAGCATTGCGTTGACTTCCTCGACCGTGGTCTCGCGCGCCACCTCGAACACCATGTCGGTGAGCGAGGCGTTTGCCAGCGGCACGCGCACGGCGTGGCCGTTGAGCTTGCCGGTGAGCTCCGGGAAGATCGCGGTGATCGCCTTGGCCGAGCCGGTGGTGGTAGGGATCAGGCTCATGCCGCAGGCCCGCGCACGGCGCAGGTCCTTGTGCGGAGCGTCGAGAATCACCTGGGTATTGGTGATGTCGTGGATGGTGGTCATCGAGCCGTGGCGGATGCCGAGCCGCTCGTGGATCACCTTGACCACCGGGGCCAGGCAGTTGGTGGTGCAGCTCGCCGCGGTGACGATGCGATGGCTGGCGGGGTCGAAGAGGTGGTCGTTGACCCCCATCACCACGTTGAGCACGCCTTCCTCCTTCACCGGCGCGCTGACCACCACGCGCTTTACGCCCTGGTCCAGGTAGCCTTGGAGCTTGGCGCTCGTCTTCATCTTGCCCGAGCACTCGATCACCACGTCGCAGTCGGACCAGTCGGTGTCGGCGATCTCGCGATTGGAGCTGAAGGCGATGCGCTTGCCGGCCACCTCGATGGCGTCCTCGGTCGACGTGATATCATCGCCGCCGCCGCTCCACTGGCCGTGTACCGAGTCGAACTGCAGCAGGTGGGCGAAGGTGGCGGCGTCGCCGCCCGGGTCGTTGATGCGCACGAACTCGAGGTCCGGGTTGGTCCAGCCGGCGCGCAGCGCCAGGCGACCGATGCGACCGAAACCGTTGATGCCGATGCGTAGGGTCATGTCGGGGCTCTCGTGTTTGTAGAGAAAGTCGTGAGTGAATGTCGGGTGGCGAAATATATGGCAAATCGTATATGAAGCGAGATGACAATTCGATGACGCCTGGCGGCGAACTGCCCATCGATGCCCAGCTGTCGCCGATTCGCCAGGCGCTGGCCGCGCATTCCCGCGTGCTGCTCGTCGCCGAACCTGGGGCGGGCAAGACCACCCGGGTGCCGCTGGCGCTGCTGAACGAGACCTGGTGCCGGGGTGAGCGCGACGCAGGCCGCCTGCTGCTGTTGGAACCGCGGCGTGTGGCCGCTCGCCTGGCCGCCGGCTTCATGGCGGAAAGCCTGGGCGAAAGAGTAGGGGAGACCGTGGGCTACCGCATGCGCGGCGAGAGCCGGGTAGGGCCCAACACGCGGCTCGAGGTGGTCACCCAGGGGGTGCTGACGCGGATGCTACAGGACGACCCCCTGCTCGAAGGGGTGAGCGGCATCGTCTTCGACGAGTTCCACGAGCGCAGTCTGGAGGCCGACCTGGGGCTGGCCCTGGCGCTGGATGCCCAGTCGGTGCGTGACGACCTGCGCCTGCTGGTGATGTCGGCCACCCTCGATGTCGAGGCGCTGCTCGGCGTGCTCGGCGAAGCCACGCCACTGCTCGAGAGCCAGGGGCGCAGCTTCCCGGTGGAGACCCGCTACCGTCCGCTCAGCTTTCGCTCCAGCGCCAGCTCTCGCGACGACGCTGCAAGCCAGCAGGCGATAGCGGTAGGGGAAGCCCTTGCCCTGAGCGAAGGCGATGCCTTGGTGTTCCTGCCCGGGGTGGCCGAGATCCGCCGCCTGGCGCGTGAGCTGGCCAGCCGTCGGCCCGAACTGGCGGTGCGTGAGCTGCACGGGCGGCTGCCCCTCGAAGAGCAGCGTCGTGCCTTGAAGCCCGAGCCCAACGGTCGGCGGCGCGTGGTGCTCTCCACCGCCATCGCCGAATCCAGCGTCACCGTGGATGGCGTACGCATCGTCATCGATGCCGGCCAGGAGCGGGTGCCGGTGTTCCAGCCGCGCAGCGGGCTCAGCCGCCTGGAGACCCGTCGCGTCAACCGTGCCAGCGCTGACCAGCGCCGTGGCAGGGCCGGGCGTCAGGGGCCGGGGCTTTGCCTGCGCCTGTGGGCTGAGGAGCAGCCGCTGCCGGCCCACGGCGAGCCCGAAATATTGCAGGCCGACCTCGCTCCGCTGGCCTTCGAGCTGGCGCGCTGGGGGATCGTCGAACCGAGCGCGCTGGCCTGGATCACGCCGCCGCCGGCCGGGGCGCTGGCCGCGGGGCGCCGCCTGCTGCAGCGGCTCGGCTTGATGGACGACGGCTTCCTGCTCACCGAGCTGGGTCGAAGCTGTGTACGCTGGCCCACGCATCCGCGCCTGGCGGCGATGCTGGCGCGTGCCGGCGAACTCGACGCCGTGCCGCTGGCCTGTGCCCTGGTGGCGACGTTGGAGGGACGCGATCTCGACGGCGAACAGGACCTGGAGCGCACGCTGCAGGCCCGCCTGGCGCAGCCCGCCGCGCACCGCCAATGGCAGCGCGAGGCCCAGCGCCTGGCCCGCATTGGCGGCGTGGGTCTGGAGGTGCCGAGCTTGGCGCCGCTGGGGGAGCTGCTGGCCCTGGCCTATCCGGACCGGGTGGCTCAGCGCATTCACCACGACGCGGGGCCGGGACGCTTCCGCCTGGCGTCGGGCGGGCTGGCGACTCTGCCCGAGCGGCATCCGCTGGCCCATGCCGAGCTGCTGGTGGCCGCCGATCTCGACGGCCAAGCCAGCGGGGCTCGCATCTTTCGCGGCGTGGTCATCGCGCGGTCACGGCTCGAGGCGCTGTTTCCCGAAACGCGAGAGTGGCGGGCGAGCCTGGAGTGGTCGGAGGAGCAGGGGCGCCTGGTCGGCGAGCAGGTACGCGGCCTGGGGGCGGTGGTGCTCGAGCGCAAGCCATTGCAGTCGCTGCCGCCGGAGGCGGTGCGTCAGGCACTGCTCGACGCCCTGCGTCGGCGCGGTGAGCTGCCCTTCGACGACAGCACCGAGCAGCTGCGTGGCAGGGTGGCGCTGCTGCGCCAGGCGTTGGGCTCTCGGGGGGATCAAGACTGTGATGATGAGCAGGATTGGCCCGACTGGTCGTTGTCGGCGCTGCTCGATGAGCTGGAAGCCTGGCTGGGACCGCACCTCGATGGGGTCAGAAGCCTCGACGCGGTGGCGCGGCTGCCGCTGGGTCGCTTTCTGCTCGATAGCCTCGACTGGTCGCTGCGCAGCCGCCTCGATGCGCTGGCGCCGGAGCGTCTCGAAGTGCCCAGCGGCTCCCGGATCCGTCTCGACTACACGCCGTGCCTGGAGGGCCGGCCACCGGTACTGGCGGTGAAGCTGCAGGAGACCTTCGGCTGGCGGGAGTCGCCGCGAATCGCCGAGGGGAGGGTGGCGGTGCTGCTGCACCTGCTCTCGCCGGCGCGGCGCCCGCTGCAGGTCACCGCGGATCTCGCCAGCTTCTGGGCCAATGGCTATCCCGAGGTACGCCGCGAAATGCGCGGCCGCTACCCCAAGCACCCCTGGCCCGAGGACCCCACCACTGCCGAGGCCACCGCGCGGACCAAGCGCCGAGGGTAGCCTTTGCACGCTGCCGCGCTCAGGCTTGACTAGGCCGCCGCTCCGGTAGGCCAGCGACCCGCCGGGGCAACCGTTCGCCGAGCCAATCTGCCGTTCACCGAGTTCTCGTGGCGGCCGTCGCGATGACGCCATATGGTTCAGGCAACGGCGCCAGTGGCGCGCCAGTGCATGAGCGAGGCGAGACAATGCTGTCGGCGATTCGGGATGTCCTGTTGCCACTGACCCTGCCGCGGGGCGATAGCGTGGCACTCTACGATCGGCTGGCGCCGCGGTACGACCGCATGCATCGTCGCTGGCTGGAGCGGGCAGGCGCCGAATCGCTGGCGGCGCTCCAGGGCTGCCTCGCTGCCGAGCTCGAGCCCGGTCGCCGGGCGCTCGATGCCGGTTGCGGTCCCGGGACGCTGGCGCGCTGGGTCATGGGGGCGGAGCCCGGGGCAGACTTGACCCTGGTCGACCTGGCGCCCGCCATGCTGGAACGGGCGAGCAGCGTGCCGGGCCGACATGTCCACGCGGACCTGCTGGCCTTGCCCTTCAGCGAGGCGGAATTCGACATCGTGATCTGTGCCTGGGCGCTGGAAACCACTGCCGAGCCGGAGCGGGCCGTCGCGGAGCTCGTGCGCGTGCTGGCGCCGGGTGGCCTGCTGTGCCTCTGCTTCTGTCGCCAGCCGGAGGCCAGGAGCGAACGACTCCGCTCATTGCGGCTGCGTCTGTCGGTCAGGCACGGCTTCGGGGGCCTGTTCCTGCAGGGCAACTTCCCGCAGTGGCTGCCTCACCGACAGCCGCGCCGGCTGGTATCGCGACGCCAGCTTGCCTCGTTCGCCTGCTGGCGGAAACCAGCGGGTTCGCCATCTGGGGTGGAACCATGAAAGCGAGGCTCGACGGCTGGCGGCGAATGCCCATCCTGCTGACCCTCGTCGCCCTGGCGGGGTCTGCTCTGCTGGTACCCGTCTACCTCGGGCAGGGGCTGCCCTGGGGGCACGCGATCGCGGCCGCCCTGATGGTGGCCGTGCCCGGCGTCTTGCTTGGCGGCTGTGCCTGGCGCTTCGCTCGGCGGCCACGTAAAGGTCTTGGTCGGAGGCGAGCGCTCGTCGTCCATGGCCTGGCCGCGATGGGCTTCGCTGTCGCCTGGACGGTTGCCATCTATCTGCTGGCATTGCCGGTGCACCGCGAGGCCGCGCAGGCCTTCCTGTACAACGGCGCCCCCTGGCAGCTAGTGGGCGGGCTGATCCTCTACGCGGCGATTGCGGCCAATGCGCAATGGCGGCGGACACGAGAACAATTGACCGAACAGGCTCTTGTCGCCTCGCGCGCCGAGCTCCAGGCCCTGCGCGCGCAGCTCGACCCCCATTTCCTGTTCAACACCCTGCACTCCTTGACCCAACTGGCCCGGGACGATAGTGCGGCCACCGAACAGGCGCTCGAGCGTTTCGGCGATCTCATGCGCTATGTGCTGCATAGCGGCCGCAGCGGGACGCCAGAGGTGGTGGCCCTGGAAGACGAACTCGCTTTCATCCGCCATTACCTGGCCCTGGAACAGCTGCGACTGGGGGAGCGGCTGGGCGTCGAGGAAGCGCTGGACCCGGAGGCCCTCGAGCTTGCCGTGCCCTCGCTGCTGCTGCAGCCGCTGGTCGAGAATGCCGTGCGCCACGGCATCGCGCCAAGGCTCGAAGGCGGTACGCTTCGCCTGGCGGCCGCCGTGGAGGAGGGCTCCCTCATCGTCGAGATCGCGGACGACGGCCAGGGTGCCGATGCCGAAGCATGCCGGCTTGGCGCGGGGCTCGGCCTCTCGACCGTGCGGCGCCAGCTCGAGCTGCACTACCCGGGCCGCAGCCATATGCAGGTGACGACCGCACCGGGGCGTGGGTTCGCGGTCCGCCTCGTGCTGCCGGGGCACCTGCCGCAAGGGAGGGCATCATGAGCCTGTCGGTACTGGTGGTGGATGACGAGCCGCTGGCGCGCCGGCGGCTTCGCGCGCTGCTCGCCGAGGTGGCGTGGGTCGAGCTGGTGGGCGAGGCCGGCGACGGTGCCACGGCCCTGGCCGAGATCCGGCGCCTGCGTCCCGATGTCGTGTTCCTGGACATCCGCATGCCGGGGCTCTCCGGCCTGGAGGTCATCGAGCGGTTGCACGCCTTCGATGAGGTGCCGGCGGTAGTCTTCACGACGGCATTCGACGAGTACGCGGTGACTGCCTTCGAACTGGAGGCGGTCGACTATCTGCTGAAACCCTTCGGCGCGCAGCGGTTGCAGGCGGCCGTCGAGCGGGCGCGCCTGACCGTCGAGAGCCGGGCGGCCGTCGCGATGCTCGAGCGCGCGCGTGGCGTGCTCGGTGAACGGGAGGAGCCGGCGCCCCTGGCGCGCATCCTCGTGCGCGACCGGGGGGCGGTGGTGCCGATCGCACCGCATGAGATCGTGCGTATCGAGGCCCAGGACGACTATGTCATGGTGCACGCCCGCGGTCGGGGCTATCTGGTCAGCGTGCGGCTCGGCAAGCTGGCAGGGCGCTTGCCGCGTCCTCCCTTCCTCCGTGTGCACCGCTCCCACCTCGTCAACCTGGACCACGTCGAACGCATGGAGCCGCAGGAGGACGGCCGCTACCTGGTCAAGCTGAAGGATGGTAGCCGCGTTCAGGCCAGCCGCGCCCGCTCGCAGGAGATTCGTCGGCAGTCCCGCTGACGGTGAGGTGCGGGTTGCCCAGGCCTACAGCCAACGAGAGGAGGGAGCCGCATGCCGGCTGGTCGTTTCTGCCATCGGGTCGTGATCGTCGGCGCGGGGCTGTCCGGGCTCGCCTTGGCCTATCGGCTGGAGCGCCGCGGGGTCCGCCCCAGGCTCCTGGAGGCGGCACCACGGATCGCCGAGCCCTGGCGGCGCCGGCATCCTCAGCTTCGGCTCAACACGCACCGACACTTCTCGCGACTGCCCGGGCGGCCGCTCCCGCGCAGCGCGGGGGTGTTTGCCGGCCGCGACAGCGTGATCCGCTACCTCGAAGCCTATGCGCGGGATCTCGCCTCGCCCATCGAGTTCGGGGTGTCGGTGTCGCGGATCGAGCCCGGCGATGACGGCTGGTGCCTCGAGACGAATGTCGACGAGATCAAGGCACGTCACGTCGTGGTCGCCACCGGACGGGAACGCGTCCCGGTCATTCCCGACTGGCCGGGGCGCGAGGGGTTCCGCGGGAGGGTGCGGCATGCCGCCGACTTCGGCTCCCTCGACGACTACCGCGATCGGCGCGTGCTCGTCGCCGGCGCAGGCAACTCCGGCGTGGACGTGCTGAACCATCTCGTGCGCCAGCGCACGCGCCGCCTGTGGGTCGCCGTTCGCGGCGGCACCGCCATCCTGCCCAAGCGCTTGCTGGGTGTTCCCGTGCAGCGGCTGTCCGGTGTGATCAGTTGCCTGCCAACGGCAGTCGCGGATGGCCTGCTCACCATCACCGAGCGCATTGCCTTCGGCGACCTGCGCCGGCTGGGCCTGCCCCGAGGTGAGATCGGCGCGGCCACTCGTCTGGCGCGGCGCGGTGTGGCTCCCGCCATCGACGACGGTTTCGTCCGTGCGCTCGAGGGTGGCAGCGCGACAGTGGTTCCCGGGGTCGTCGCGTTCGAGCCGCGGGCGGTAGTGCTCAAGGACGGGCGGCGGCTGCGGCCGGATATCGTCATCTGTGCCACGGGGTACCGGCCGGGCCTGGAGGGCTTGGTGGGACACCTCAAGGTGCTCGACGACCGCGGCGTCCCCCGGTGCCAGGACGCCGAGTCGCTTCCCGGGCTACCGGGTCTCTGGTTCCTCGGCATGCAACCGCGCCTGTTCGGCCAGTTCCAAGCCGCCTGCCGTGACAGCCGCAAGCTCGCGCGATGCCTGCTGCGCAGCTGATTTATCCGGCGGCGGCTTTCTCCTTGCGTGAAGGGGGCGACTCCGCTGCCGTGTCGGCCTGGCGCCGGCGCAGCAGCCATTTCTCCGCTTCCACGATCAGGAATACCGCCACGCTGGCGACGGCGATCACCGCCCAGTGCAGCAGGGAGAGGCCCTCGGTGCCGAAGATCACCTGCATGAAGGGCAGGTAGGTCCAGCCGAGCTGGAACAGCACCACCAGTGCAATGGCGATCAGCGCGGCGCGGCTGCCGAACAGGCCGCGCCACGACAGGCTGCTGTCGAGCAGGTAGCGGCTGTTGATCAGGTAGACGATCTCGCCCGCCACCAGCATGTTGACCGCGCCGCTGCGCGCCAGCGCCTCGCTGCCGCCCTGGCCGTGCAGGATCCAGGCGAAGATGCCGAACACACCCAGCACCAGCAGCAGCGAGACGAGAATCACGCGCCACAGCATGAACATGTCGAGCAGCGGGGCGTGAGGGTCGCGCGGCTGGCGCGTCATGACGTTCTCCTCGGCGGGCTCGAAGACCAGCGCGATGCCCAGCGTCACGGCGGTGATCATGTTCACCCACAGCACCTGCAGCCCGGTGATCGGCAGCGTGAAGCCCGCCACGATGGCCAGCAGGATGGCCAGGCTCTCGGCGCCGTTGGTCGGCAGGATGAAGGTGATCGACTTGCGGATGTTGTCGTAGACCTTGCGCCCTTCGGCCACGGCGCCGACGATGGTGGCGAAGTTGTCGTCGGTGAGCACCATCTCGGCGGCCTCCTTGGCGGCCTCGGTGCCCTGGACGCCCATGGCCACGCCGACGTCGGCGCGCTTGAGCGCAGGGCCGTCGTTGACGCCGTCGCCGGTCATCGCGCAGATGCCGCCGCGGGCCTGCATCGCTTTGACCAGGCGCAGCTTGTGCTCCGGGGCGGCGCGGGCGTAGACGTCGACCTCGGTGATCTCCCGTTCCAGTTCCTCGTCGCTCATCGCTTCGATCTCGTGGCCGCTCAGGGCACGATCGGTGCGGGCGAAACCGAGCTGGTCGGCGATCGCCCGCGCGGTGACCGCATGATCGCCGGTGACCATCACCGGGCGGATGCCGGCGCGCTGGCAGTTCTTGACCGCCTCGATGGCGGCCTCCCGGGGCGGGTCGAGCAGGCCGACGATGCCGAGCAGCACCAGCCCCTCCTCGGCGTCGCTGTCGCTGAGTTCTCCCGTCAGGTCGTCGGCCGGCTTCTCGGCCAGGGCGAGCACGCGCAGGCCGCGTGACGAGAGCTCATGTATACGCTCTTCCCAGGCGTCGCGGTCGAGCTCCGCGTCTTCGTCACGGCCACGCTCCTTCGTGCACATCTCGAGCAGGCGGTCGGGCGCGCCCTTGACCAGCAGGCGCTTGCCGTCGTGCTCGTTGAGGGTGGCCATGTACTTGCGCTCGGAGTCGAAGGGGATGGCATCCTCGCGGCCATGCGAGTCGCGCAGCTCACGCGTGTCGATGCCCGCCTTGGCGGCCGCGACGACCAGGGCGCCCTCGGTGGGATCGCCATCGATGCACCAACCCTCTTCCCCTTCGTTGAGGTCGGCGTCGTTGCACAGCGCCCCCACTTCGAGAAAATGGGCGAGGGCAGGGTAATCCTGTAGCGAGATCGACTCGCCGGACGCTTCGTCCGTGTCCTCGGTGTCGCGCGGCGCCAGGCGCAGTTCGCCCTCGGGAGCGAAGCCGATGCCGGTGAGGCGGAACTCGCCCTCGGGCAGCCAGATGGCCTGGGCGGTCATCTCGTTGCGGGTCAGGGTGCCGGTCTTGTCGGAGAAGATGGTGGCGATGGAGCCCAAGGTCTCCACCGCCGGCAGGCGGCGCACGATGGCATTCTTGCGCGCCATGGCCTGCACGCCGAGAGCCAGCGAGATCGTCACGATGGCCGGCAGCCCCTCGGGAATGGCGGCCACGGCCAGCCCCACGCTGGCCATGAACATCTCGGTCCATGGCTGGCCGTGCACCAGCACGCCGAAGGCCCCGGTGAGCAGCGCGGCGCCGACGATGAACAGCGCCAGGACGCGCCCGGCGCGGTCGAGCTGCTCGACCAGCGGCGTCTTGAGCTGCTCCACGCCCCTCAGCATTTCGGAAATGCGGCCGATCTCGGTCTGCTCGCCCGTCTCGACCACCACCCCGGTGGCGGTGCCCTTGGCCACGATGGTGCCGGCGAACAGCATGTCGCTGCGCTCGGCCAGTTCGGTATCCTCGTCCACCGCCTCGTCGGCCTTGTCGACCGGCGTGGATTCGCCGGTCAATGCCGCTTCCTCGGCATTCAGTCGCTTGGCGTCGAGGATGCGCAGGTCGGCGGGCACGCGGTTGCCGCTCTCGACCTTGACGATATCGCCGGGGACGAGCTCCTCGGCGTCGATCTGCGCCTCGCGCCCGCCACGCAGCACCGAGGCCTGGGGCGAGAGCATGCCGCGTATGCTCTCCAGGGCCTTCTCGGCCTTGCCCTCCTGAAAGAAGCCGATCAGGGCAATGATCACCACCACGCCGAGAATGACCGCCGCATCCAGGGGCTTGCCCAGCAGCAGGCTGGCGACCGCCGCGACGACCAGGATCAGCATCAGCACGTTGTTGAACTGCGCCAGCAGTCGCTTCCACCACGGCTGGGCCTCTTCCTGCTGCAGTCGGTTGGGGCCGTACTGCTCCAGGCGCCTTCTGGCCTCGCCGTCGTCGAGCCCGCTCGCTTCGGCTTCGAGCCGCTCGAGCGCCTCGTCGCCGGACATGGCGTGCCAGGGCGTACGTGCTTCCTGTTCGTCGCGGTCGGGCATGCTGCTCCTCCTGAGCTTCAAAACCTCCGTGTGCCTCTAGGGGTAGCACACTCGGGGCGAAGCTGCAGGCGGAGCGCGTAGCGTAATGTCACTGTGTCCTGGGCGTGGTGCCTCGCGGCCGTTCGCCGCCGTGTCGCTTCTTCGCGGCTCGGGCGTTCCGGCGCAGCAGCCACTTCTCCAGCTCGACGACGAGAAACAGGGCGACGCCACAGCCGATGACCAGCAGCCAGTGGCGCAGGTCGAGGGCGGCGCTGTCGAACACCGCCTGCATGAAGGGTAGGTAGGTCCAGGCGAGCTGCAGCAGGAGCACGAGTCCGATGGCGATCCACACCGGACGACTGCCGAACAGGCCCTGCCAGGAGAGGTTGCTGCGCAGCAGGTAACGGCTGTTGATCAGGTAGGCCGCGCTGCCCATGACCAGCGCGTTGACGGCGCCGGCGCGGGCGACGGCCTCGTTGCCTTCGACGCGCAGCAACCAGCTGAACATGCCGAACACGGCGATCAGCAGCAGCAGGGAGACGAACACCACGCGCCAGAGCAGGAACAGGTCGAGCAGGGCCGCGGCGGGGTCGCGCGGGCGCCGGCGCATCAGATTCTCCTCCCCGGGTTCGAAGGCCAGGGCCAGGCCCAGGGTCACGGCGACCACCATGTTGACCCACAGCGCCTGCAGCGGCGTGATGGGCAGCAGCGTACCGGCCAGCACCGCCAGCATGATCGCCAGGCCCTGGGCGCCGTTGGTGGGCAGCAGGAAGGTGATGGTCTTGCGGATGTTGTCGTAGACCTTGCGGCCCTCCTCGATGGCGCCGACGATGGTGGCGAAGTTGTCGTCGGCGAGCACCATCTCGGCCGCTTCCTTGGCCGCCTCGGTGCCCTGGATGCCCATCGCCACGCCGACGTCGGCGCGCTTCAGTGCCGGGCCGTCGTTGACGCCGTCGCCGGTCATCGCGCAGATGCCGCCGCGGGCCTGCATCGCCTTGACCAGGCGCAGCTTGTGCTCGGGGGCGGCGCGGGCGAACACGTCC
This portion of the Billgrantia sulfidoxydans genome encodes:
- a CDS encoding TetR/AcrR family transcriptional regulator → MTDVTETETLQSPRQGGESNGATRERNEREILEAAERVFAQYGYRGASVQAIAEEAGLPKSNVLYYMGNKRGLYVRLLERMMARWNALLDDISVEDDPADVLEAFIRSKMQLSRRHPEGSRLFAAEILGGAPFLQDYLRGELREWVQTRARVFEQWEERGLMDPVDPVWLIFLIWSATQHYADFEAQVLGITGKDEISDADVERITQFLTQVILKGCGVRPASATPG
- the arsJ gene encoding organoarsenical effux MFS transporter ArsJ; translation: MIARVAALPREVRQYLLVTGNYWGFTLTDGALRMLVVLHFHQLGYSALEVALLFLFYEFFGVVTNLVGGWLGARLGLNRTMNLGLGLQFVALAMLLLPTAWLTVPWVMAAQALSGIAKDLNKMSAKSAIKGLVPAGDEGHTSLYRWVALLTGSKNALKGVGFFLGGLLLTLIGFQGAILAMALMLAGVLGLSLARLDADLGRAKAKPKFREILSKSRAINILSAARMFLFGARDVWFVVALPVFLATQFGWDHWRVGGFLALWVIGYGAVQAVAPRITGHTAGRGAAIAWAAALAALPALIALGLQREWQPQAVLLGGLLLFGAVFAVNSSLHSFLIVRMARSDGVSLDVGFYYMANAMGRLIGTLLSGWLYMTGGLSATLWVSSAMLTATVAISLALPRQASPHTP
- a CDS encoding ArsJ-associated glyceraldehyde-3-phosphate dehydrogenase: MTLRIGINGFGRIGRLALRAGWTNPDLEFVRINDPGGDAATFAHLLQFDSVHGQWSGGGDDITSTEDAIEVAGKRIAFSSNREIADTDWSDCDVVIECSGKMKTSAKLQGYLDQGVKRVVVSAPVKEEGVLNVVMGVNDHLFDPASHRIVTAASCTTNCLAPVVKVIHERLGIRHGSMTTIHDITNTQVILDAPHKDLRRARACGMSLIPTTTGSAKAITAIFPELTGKLNGHAVRVPLANASLTDMVFEVARETTVEEVNAMLKQAAEGELAGILGYEERPLVSIDYRSDPRSSIVDALSTMVVAGTQVKLYAWYDNEYGYACRTAELAAKVGKATGVESGEG
- the hrpB gene encoding ATP-dependent helicase HrpB; its protein translation is MKRDDNSMTPGGELPIDAQLSPIRQALAAHSRVLLVAEPGAGKTTRVPLALLNETWCRGERDAGRLLLLEPRRVAARLAAGFMAESLGERVGETVGYRMRGESRVGPNTRLEVVTQGVLTRMLQDDPLLEGVSGIVFDEFHERSLEADLGLALALDAQSVRDDLRLLVMSATLDVEALLGVLGEATPLLESQGRSFPVETRYRPLSFRSSASSRDDAASQQAIAVGEALALSEGDALVFLPGVAEIRRLARELASRRPELAVRELHGRLPLEEQRRALKPEPNGRRRVVLSTAIAESSVTVDGVRIVIDAGQERVPVFQPRSGLSRLETRRVNRASADQRRGRAGRQGPGLCLRLWAEEQPLPAHGEPEILQADLAPLAFELARWGIVEPSALAWITPPPAGALAAGRRLLQRLGLMDDGFLLTELGRSCVRWPTHPRLAAMLARAGELDAVPLACALVATLEGRDLDGEQDLERTLQARLAQPAAHRQWQREAQRLARIGGVGLEVPSLAPLGELLALAYPDRVAQRIHHDAGPGRFRLASGGLATLPERHPLAHAELLVAADLDGQASGARIFRGVVIARSRLEALFPETREWRASLEWSEEQGRLVGEQVRGLGAVVLERKPLQSLPPEAVRQALLDALRRRGELPFDDSTEQLRGRVALLRQALGSRGDQDCDDEQDWPDWSLSALLDELEAWLGPHLDGVRSLDAVARLPLGRFLLDSLDWSLRSRLDALAPERLEVPSGSRIRLDYTPCLEGRPPVLAVKLQETFGWRESPRIAEGRVAVLLHLLSPARRPLQVTADLASFWANGYPEVRREMRGRYPKHPWPEDPTTAEATARTKRRG
- a CDS encoding class I SAM-dependent methyltransferase, with protein sequence MLSAIRDVLLPLTLPRGDSVALYDRLAPRYDRMHRRWLERAGAESLAALQGCLAAELEPGRRALDAGCGPGTLARWVMGAEPGADLTLVDLAPAMLERASSVPGRHVHADLLALPFSEAEFDIVICAWALETTAEPERAVAELVRVLAPGGLLCLCFCRQPEARSERLRSLRLRLSVRHGFGGLFLQGNFPQWLPHRQPRRLVSRRQLASFACWRKPAGSPSGVEP
- a CDS encoding sensor histidine kinase, producing the protein MKARLDGWRRMPILLTLVALAGSALLVPVYLGQGLPWGHAIAAALMVAVPGVLLGGCAWRFARRPRKGLGRRRALVVHGLAAMGFAVAWTVAIYLLALPVHREAAQAFLYNGAPWQLVGGLILYAAIAANAQWRRTREQLTEQALVASRAELQALRAQLDPHFLFNTLHSLTQLARDDSAATEQALERFGDLMRYVLHSGRSGTPEVVALEDELAFIRHYLALEQLRLGERLGVEEALDPEALELAVPSLLLQPLVENAVRHGIAPRLEGGTLRLAAAVEEGSLIVEIADDGQGADAEACRLGAGLGLSTVRRQLELHYPGRSHMQVTTAPGRGFAVRLVLPGHLPQGRAS
- a CDS encoding LytR/AlgR family response regulator transcription factor; the encoded protein is MSLSVLVVDDEPLARRRLRALLAEVAWVELVGEAGDGATALAEIRRLRPDVVFLDIRMPGLSGLEVIERLHAFDEVPAVVFTTAFDEYAVTAFELEAVDYLLKPFGAQRLQAAVERARLTVESRAAVAMLERARGVLGEREEPAPLARILVRDRGAVVPIAPHEIVRIEAQDDYVMVHARGRGYLVSVRLGKLAGRLPRPPFLRVHRSHLVNLDHVERMEPQEDGRYLVKLKDGSRVQASRARSQEIRRQSR